Proteins encoded in a region of the Anopheles aquasalis chromosome 2, idAnoAquaMG_Q_19, whole genome shotgun sequence genome:
- the LOC126571826 gene encoding angiopoietin-related protein 1-like: MKLVICCLLLCTTFYSGETSNCPGNIDVDTSPLEGILETMLEVLLNKFDDMERKLSELQIELKEHHEEMERNRIPDCVSPTPSTLPSNDVIPTKPPTVIEPPSFPSCQDVPTKVSGVYLIRVNNDSAPFSVYCEQKKFGGGWIVLQHRFDGSVDFNRNWDQYREGFGELDSEFWLGLEHIYQLTSTRKYEIVIEIIDFLGYSGYARYNAFQVGSE; this comes from the coding sequence ATGAAGTTGGTTATTTGCTGTCTACTGCTTTGTACTACTTTCTACTCAGGGGAAACTAGTAATTGCCCTGGAAACATCGATGTAGATACATCGCCGCTAGAAGGAATTTTGGAAACCATGCTGGAGGTGCTACTGAACAAGTTTGACGATATGGAACGTAAGTTGTCGGAACTTCAAATCGAGTTGAAAGAGCACCACGaggaaatggaacggaaccgcATCCCGGATTGCGTCTCGCCAACACCTTCAACACTGCCCTCAAATGATGTCATACCAACAAAGCCACCAACAGTGATCGAGCCACCATCTTTTCCATCGTGCCAGGATGTACCAACCAAAGTGTCGGGAGTATATTTAATACGTGTTAACAATGATAGTGCCCCATTCAGTGTATATTGTGAACAGAAAAAGTTTGGAGGCGGATGGATTGTCCTCCAACATCGATTCGATGGCTCAGTTGATTTTAACCGGAACTGGGATCAATATCGTGAAGGATTCGGTGAATTGGACAGTGAATTCTGGCTCGGGCTGGAGCACATTTACCAACTTACGTCGACCCGTAAATATGAAATAGTGATCGAGATTATAGACTTTCTTGGCTACTCAGGGTATGCCCGCTATAATGCGTTCCAAGTAGGAAGCGAGTGA
- the LOC126571825 gene encoding uncharacterized protein LOC126571825, translated as MASSDTGGVKPMSITGRMVRERERLLGMSPEERAWRAQWLKDQQLSPNEPRYVPEYWKERYNPIRRLYRAPLDLVQKALTPVVGLEWAHAVRFWTGKVAITGFAILATAYYFKYNQNDWTRKGGWRVIRSREAVVPGDPGYPNYPKRESPSDYAARGFKQSPI; from the exons ATGGCCTCATCCGATACGGGGGGCGTGAAGCCCATGTCCATCACGGGCCGGATGGTCCGTGAGCGGGAGCGGCTGCTTGGCATGAGCCCGGAAGAACGGGCCTGGAGAGCCCAGTGGCTGAAGGACCAGCAGCTATCGCCGAACGAACCGAGATACGTCCCGGAATACTGGAAGGAACGATACAACCCGATCCGCCGTTTGTATCGGGCCCCACTGGATTTGGTCCAGAAAGCCCTCACCCCAGTGGTT GGACTGGAGTGGGCTCACGCTGTCCGGTTCTGGACCGGGAAGGTGGCAATCACCGGTTTCGCTATCCTGGCGACCGCGTACTACTTCAAATATAACCAGAAC GACTGGACGCGCAAGGGAGGCTGGCGAGTGATCCGTTCGCGCGAAGCGGTGGTTCCCGGCGATCCAGGATATCCGAACTACCCGAAGCGTGAGTCTCCCTCGGATTACGCCGCCAGAGGATTCAAGCAGTCGCCGATATAG